The Shewanella japonica genome has a window encoding:
- a CDS encoding efflux RND transporter permease subunit has translation MSLINTSVKRPVTVWMFMLAIMLFGMVGFTRLAVKLLPDLSYPSVTVRTAYDGAAPVEVEQLISKPIEEAVGVVKGLRKISSISRSGMSDVVLEFEWGTNMDMASLEVREKIDTIELPLDIDKPLLLRFNPNLDPIMRLALSVPDATESELKTTRTFAEEELKRRLEALSGVAAVRLSGGLEQEVHILLNQQKLQQLNLNADDIKRRINQENINLSAGKVIQGDKEYLVRTLNQFNNLDELRNVIIYREGQTLIRLSEVADIVDSYKERSDVTRIGDVESIELAIYKEGDANTVSVAKKVQAELANINQESADNQLKVIYNQSEFIQSAVSEVTTAALLGSLLAMLVIYLFLRDIIATLIISISIPFSVIATFNMMYFAEISLNIMSLGGIALAIGLLVDNAIVVLENIDRYKSKGMARLDAAVTGSKEVAGAIFASTLTTLAVFVPLVFVDGIAGALFSDQALTVTFALLASLFVALTAIPMLASRQGFTQLPVEQTTTPIEKPTSKKAKFAYYTKAILGFPFKLMLSYLPTLLLNLVIILTRFTSWFFSLFMRPLSAGFNLFYRFIEAIYHRVLRQAMSHKMVTVVIALMLTVGAGSLFPRLGVELIPPMNQGEFYVEILLPPGTAVQKTDAVLEQLAFSISDSDNVKHTFSQAGSGGLMTSDTARGGENWGRLQVVLANPDAFTIVVNTLRETAKRIPALDAKIEHPELFSFKTPLEIELSGYDLAQLKQSGDQLVSALSQSTRFSDINTSLRDGQPEISIRFDHVRLAALDMDAPTVASRIAHRVGGTIASQYTVRDRKVDILVRSELDERNHIEDVNSLIINPNSQYPIPLSAVADVSLQVGPSAINRVSQQRVAIVSANLSYGDLSEAVKEAQQILNQQQFPSSIQARFGGQNEEMEHSFDSLKIALVLAIFLVYLVMASQFESLLHPLLILIAVPMAVGGSVIGLFITGTHISVVVFIGLIMLAGIVVNNAIVLVDRINQLRKEGHDKDEAISTAAKSRLRPIMMTTLTTTLGLLPMAIGLGDGSEIRAPMAITVIFGLSMSTMLTLLVIPALYGIFDKKRYQVTQTEVAPTLASEGQL, from the coding sequence ATGTCATTGATTAATACTTCGGTTAAACGCCCGGTTACTGTGTGGATGTTTATGCTTGCCATTATGTTGTTTGGCATGGTGGGCTTTACTCGACTTGCGGTTAAATTACTACCCGACCTAAGCTATCCAAGTGTGACGGTACGTACTGCCTACGATGGCGCTGCGCCAGTTGAAGTTGAACAGCTTATATCTAAACCCATTGAAGAAGCGGTTGGAGTCGTAAAAGGTTTACGGAAAATCAGTTCTATTTCTCGCTCTGGAATGTCCGATGTTGTCCTGGAATTCGAATGGGGCACGAATATGGATATGGCAAGCCTCGAAGTACGTGAAAAAATCGATACTATTGAGTTACCTCTAGATATTGATAAGCCGCTTTTACTGCGATTTAACCCTAATTTGGATCCCATCATGCGTTTGGCGTTATCGGTTCCTGACGCAACTGAATCTGAATTAAAAACCACACGCACTTTTGCTGAAGAAGAACTAAAACGTCGCCTTGAAGCATTATCTGGTGTGGCTGCAGTTAGGTTATCTGGCGGATTAGAGCAAGAAGTTCATATTTTACTTAACCAGCAAAAATTACAGCAGTTAAACTTAAATGCTGACGATATTAAGCGCCGTATTAATCAAGAAAATATAAATTTATCAGCAGGTAAAGTGATACAAGGAGATAAAGAATACCTTGTACGCACCCTCAATCAATTTAATAACCTAGATGAATTACGAAACGTCATCATCTACCGTGAAGGCCAAACATTAATTCGATTATCGGAAGTGGCTGATATTGTCGACAGCTATAAAGAACGCAGTGATGTCACCCGTATCGGTGATGTCGAGTCTATAGAACTGGCTATTTATAAAGAAGGTGATGCTAATACCGTTTCTGTTGCTAAAAAGGTGCAAGCAGAGCTTGCTAATATCAATCAAGAATCGGCAGATAATCAACTAAAAGTCATTTATAACCAATCAGAGTTTATCCAAAGCGCAGTGAGTGAAGTCACCACAGCAGCCCTATTGGGTAGTTTGCTTGCGATGCTAGTCATTTATTTATTTTTAAGAGACATCATTGCCACACTTATCATTTCAATTTCAATCCCATTCTCTGTTATCGCCACATTCAACATGATGTACTTTGCAGAGATTAGCTTGAACATAATGTCGCTTGGCGGGATCGCATTAGCCATAGGCTTGTTAGTTGATAATGCTATTGTGGTACTTGAAAATATTGACCGCTATAAATCAAAAGGCATGGCAAGATTAGATGCTGCCGTTACTGGCAGTAAAGAAGTGGCTGGTGCTATCTTTGCTTCAACACTGACCACCCTCGCCGTATTTGTCCCGCTTGTGTTTGTTGATGGTATTGCTGGGGCGTTATTTTCTGACCAAGCACTCACAGTGACCTTCGCCTTACTGGCTTCATTATTTGTCGCTCTCACAGCGATTCCAATGCTTGCTTCTAGACAAGGTTTTACTCAACTACCTGTAGAGCAAACCACTACTCCGATTGAAAAACCAACGAGTAAAAAAGCAAAGTTCGCCTATTACACCAAGGCTATTTTAGGTTTTCCTTTTAAACTTATGCTCAGTTATCTACCGACCTTATTGCTTAATCTTGTCATCATACTAACCCGCTTTACGTCTTGGTTTTTCAGCTTGTTCATGCGTCCATTAAGCGCAGGTTTTAATTTGTTTTATCGATTCATTGAGGCGATATACCATCGTGTATTACGCCAAGCAATGAGCCATAAAATGGTGACTGTGGTTATTGCACTCATGTTAACCGTGGGGGCTGGTAGCTTATTCCCAAGATTAGGTGTGGAGCTTATTCCTCCAATGAACCAAGGGGAGTTTTATGTCGAAATTTTACTTCCACCAGGTACTGCCGTTCAAAAAACTGATGCAGTGCTTGAGCAATTGGCATTTTCCATTAGCGATAGTGACAATGTGAAACACACTTTCAGCCAAGCAGGTAGTGGTGGATTAATGACTTCTGATACCGCTAGAGGTGGAGAGAATTGGGGACGATTACAAGTTGTACTAGCCAATCCTGACGCATTTACAATAGTGGTTAATACGTTACGTGAAACCGCTAAGCGTATTCCAGCCTTAGATGCAAAAATTGAACATCCTGAATTGTTTAGCTTTAAAACACCGCTTGAAATTGAACTCTCTGGCTATGATTTAGCCCAGTTAAAGCAAAGTGGTGACCAACTGGTTTCTGCCTTGTCACAATCAACAAGATTTAGCGATATCAATACGAGTCTACGTGATGGACAACCTGAAATCAGTATTCGCTTTGATCATGTCCGTTTAGCAGCCCTTGATATGGACGCACCAACCGTTGCCAGCAGAATTGCTCACCGTGTAGGCGGGACTATAGCAAGCCAATACACAGTTCGTGACCGTAAAGTTGATATTTTAGTGCGAAGCGAACTAGATGAAAGAAATCACATTGAAGATGTCAATTCGCTGATTATTAACCCTAATAGTCAATACCCGATTCCATTAAGTGCTGTAGCTGATGTCTCATTGCAAGTGGGCCCATCAGCCATTAACCGTGTTAGCCAACAACGTGTCGCAATCGTATCGGCAAACCTCAGTTATGGCGATTTAAGTGAAGCAGTAAAAGAAGCCCAACAAATACTTAATCAACAGCAATTTCCGTCTTCCATTCAAGCACGCTTCGGCGGACAAAACGAAGAAATGGAGCACTCGTTTGATTCATTAAAAATTGCCTTGGTATTAGCTATCTTCTTAGTTTATTTGGTCATGGCAAGTCAGTTCGAGTCTTTACTGCATCCTTTACTAATCCTAATTGCTGTACCCATGGCTGTTGGTGGCAGTGTTATCGGTCTGTTTATAACAGGCACTCACATAAGTGTGGTTGTCTTTATCGGCCTAATAATGCTCGCAGGTATTGTTGTTAACAATGCGATTGTTTTGGTCGATAGAATCAATCAACTTCGAAAAGAAGGTCATGATAAAGATGAGGCGATTAGCACCGCAGCTAAATCGCGATTACGCCCAATTATGATGACAACGTTAACCACAACACTGGGCTTGTTACCAATGGCAATTGGTTTAGGTGATGGTAGTGAAATACGTGCACCTATGGCAATTACTGTTATTTTTGGTTTATCAATGTCGACCATGTTAACGCTGTTAGTTATTCCAGCCCTTTACGGCATATTTGATAAAAAACGTTATCAAGTAACGCAAACGGAAGTGGCGCCGACCTTAGCATCAGAGGGGCAGTTATAA
- a CDS encoding MBL fold metallo-hydrolase, translating into MKLRLFSKLLALSLISTAVYADDDRFKDVQITSQQLTPTTYMFTGSGGNIGVSAGADGILIIDDQFAPLADKISQSLNKIQPGQPKYVINTHYHGDHTGGNAHFGEQGIIFAHHNVLKKLSAKQDTPKAALPVVTYSEDVAIHFNNDTLTLKHMGPGHTDGDSVVFWKNDNVIHMGDLFFKDRFPYVDLNGGGSVIGYRDNVSKVISLIDKQTQIIPGHGSLATQDDLLKFKHMLDENILWMEKELTEGKTLAQVQASGVPEKWKDWSWGFITEKKWIDTLYKDLKPR; encoded by the coding sequence ATGAAACTAAGATTGTTCAGTAAATTACTCGCACTATCATTAATTAGCACTGCAGTTTATGCTGATGATGACCGCTTTAAAGATGTTCAAATCACCTCACAGCAACTTACACCCACAACCTATATGTTTACCGGCTCTGGCGGTAATATCGGTGTATCAGCTGGTGCAGATGGCATATTAATTATCGATGATCAATTTGCACCACTCGCAGATAAAATCAGTCAATCATTAAATAAAATTCAACCAGGACAACCTAAGTACGTCATTAATACCCATTATCACGGCGATCATACTGGCGGTAATGCCCACTTTGGTGAACAAGGGATCATATTTGCTCATCACAATGTACTGAAAAAACTCAGTGCCAAGCAAGATACCCCAAAAGCAGCCCTGCCCGTTGTGACTTATTCCGAGGATGTTGCCATTCATTTTAACAATGACACGTTAACTCTGAAGCATATGGGGCCAGGACATACTGATGGAGACAGTGTGGTGTTTTGGAAAAATGATAACGTTATACACATGGGGGATTTATTTTTTAAAGACCGCTTCCCTTACGTTGATTTAAATGGTGGTGGCTCTGTTATTGGTTACCGAGACAATGTTTCAAAGGTTATATCATTAATAGACAAACAGACACAGATAATCCCAGGTCATGGTTCGCTGGCCACTCAGGATGATTTATTAAAGTTCAAACATATGCTTGATGAAAATATTCTATGGATGGAAAAAGAGCTCACTGAAGGTAAAACACTAGCGCAAGTACAAGCAAGTGGCGTACCTGAGAAATGGAAAGATTGGAGCTGGGGTTTTATCACGGAGAAAAAGTGGATCGATACTTTATATAAAGACTTAAAACCTCGCTAA
- a CDS encoding efflux RND transporter periplasmic adaptor subunit produces MKKMTISLLCFATLTLTACGGESEIEKEEEKYAIPVEVSPVTQGDVSSFYSTTATLEAPEEAHVVTRIAGLIETIEVEEGDRVTKGQALATIDAKRQHYDYKRSQAEVQIIEQELNRLKQMKNKEFVSQDVMAKLEFNLQAAIAQRDLAKLHVIESQIVSPINGVVAKRHVKKGNMAKEFEELFYIVNQDELHGIVHLPEQQLVSLRLGQEAKVTNQYANQSINNQEIIANVLRISPIVDAQSGTFKVTIAIDNSDAKLKAGMFTRVELKYDTHKNVVTVPFNAVINQDDTQALYVIEDNTATRREVKLGYREKDKVEILSGVEQGEQIVIRGQQNLKDQSLVEVITPLSYAKNSLAAQ; encoded by the coding sequence ATGAAAAAAATGACAATCTCACTACTTTGCTTTGCAACATTAACGTTAACAGCTTGCGGTGGAGAATCTGAAATAGAAAAAGAGGAAGAGAAGTACGCCATTCCTGTTGAAGTATCACCAGTTACTCAAGGAGATGTATCTTCGTTTTATAGCACAACTGCAACATTAGAAGCGCCAGAAGAAGCTCATGTCGTCACCCGCATTGCAGGTCTCATTGAAACAATTGAAGTCGAGGAAGGCGATAGAGTCACCAAAGGTCAAGCTTTAGCCACCATTGACGCAAAACGTCAGCACTACGATTACAAACGCTCTCAAGCTGAAGTTCAAATCATTGAGCAAGAGTTAAATCGACTAAAGCAGATGAAGAATAAAGAATTTGTCAGTCAGGATGTCATGGCGAAGTTAGAATTCAATTTACAAGCCGCTATTGCGCAGCGTGATCTAGCTAAACTGCATGTTATTGAAAGTCAGATAGTTTCGCCAATTAATGGTGTAGTCGCTAAACGCCACGTTAAAAAAGGCAACATGGCTAAAGAGTTTGAAGAGTTATTTTATATTGTTAACCAAGACGAGCTTCATGGCATCGTTCACTTACCTGAGCAACAATTAGTGAGCTTACGCTTAGGGCAAGAAGCTAAAGTAACAAATCAATATGCTAATCAAAGCATCAACAACCAAGAAATCATCGCTAACGTATTGCGTATCAGCCCGATTGTGGATGCCCAAAGCGGTACATTTAAAGTCACCATTGCTATCGATAATAGCGATGCCAAACTAAAAGCCGGTATGTTTACCCGAGTAGAATTAAAATATGACACTCACAAAAACGTTGTTACCGTTCCTTTCAACGCTGTTATTAATCAAGATGATACTCAAGCCTTGTATGTTATCGAAGATAACACCGCAACCCGTCGAGAAGTCAAACTGGGCTATCGAGAAAAAGATAAAGTTGAAATCCTTTCAGGTGTTGAACAAGGTGAACAAATCGTCATTCGTGGTCAGCAAAACCTGAAGGATCAATCTTTGGTCGAAGTGATCACGCCCCTTTCTTATGCCAAAAACAGCCTAGCAGCGCAATAA
- a CDS encoding GNAT family N-acetyltransferase, with product MVKIIQATIDNLLQVSPLFDAYRQFYGQEENLDLSHKFIKERLVEADSIIFIAMNEQNTLVGFAQLYPSFSSVAMKRTWILNDLYVEHAFRQQGVATALLHQVDVFAKFTHADSVKLSTEVNNGAAKALYEREGYRQLNQFDHYIKRVD from the coding sequence ATGGTTAAGATCATACAAGCAACAATCGATAACCTTTTACAAGTCTCACCGCTTTTTGACGCCTATAGACAGTTTTATGGTCAGGAAGAAAATTTGGATTTAAGCCATAAATTTATTAAGGAAAGGTTAGTCGAAGCTGATTCAATCATTTTTATTGCGATGAATGAGCAAAATACGTTGGTTGGCTTTGCTCAGTTGTATCCGTCATTTTCATCAGTTGCGATGAAAAGAACATGGATTTTAAACGATTTATATGTAGAACACGCTTTTAGACAACAAGGTGTTGCTACAGCTTTACTGCATCAGGTTGACGTTTTCGCTAAATTTACTCATGCGGACAGTGTTAAATTATCAACAGAGGTGAATAATGGCGCGGCTAAAGCATTATACGAGAGGGAGGGATACCGACAACTCAACCAGTTTGATCACTATATTAAGCGTGTTGATTAA
- a CDS encoding Trm112 family protein, translating to MAFDKKLLEIVACPVCKGKLEFDKEADQLICKADKLAYPITEGIPVLLENRALPLES from the coding sequence ATGGCGTTCGATAAAAAATTACTTGAGATTGTGGCTTGCCCAGTATGTAAAGGTAAGTTGGAATTTGATAAAGAAGCAGATCAATTGATTTGTAAAGCTGACAAGCTCGCTTATCCAATTACTGAAGGCATTCCTGTGTTGCTTGAAAACCGAGCATTACCGCTAGAGTCTTAA
- a CDS encoding efflux RND transporter permease subunit yields MDNNNINQAKQSFSITRLAIKRPVTTSMFFLAILLFGMASSRLLPLEMFPGIDIPQIQVNVPYKGSTPAEVERDITSVLEESLATMSGIEEVRSNSSQDGANIQLNMKWGQDVATKSLEAREKIDSVRHLLPRDVERVLIQQFSTADMPVLTIRISSERELSNAFDLLDKQLRKPLERIEGVSKVTLYGVDKKQIEIRLDADKLAASGINPAQLRQRLQMENFVISAGTIRNNDRVFQVSPKGEFLSIEDIKAVKLNTTTSLGDIASVTFTLPEAFEGRHLDQKYAVGLDVFKESGANLVHVSERVLKVIEQTKQDRQFQGIKLFVMEDQAYGVKSSLKDLLLSGLMGAFLSFGVLYLFLRNLKMTLVVVSSVPISICMTLAGMYLLGYSLNILSMMGLLLAVGMLIDNAVVVTESVLQEKQRSGITGQQDTLARCQKANENAVLTGVEKVALAVLAGTLTTAIVFLPNIVGVKVELTIFLEHVAISICISLAASLLVAKTLIPLLLTKLHFEIDTEEKESKLRQFYQKSLTWILTHSKASGVLAVFLLASTALPLSLVQQDQSDGEGNDRLYINYQLEGRHNLKVTEAMINQMEDYLYANKDAFQIDSVYSYYSADSIQTTILLLKDIETPMSELKAQIREGFPKYAAASPQFGWGNENSGLRITLTGRSTSELIKISQQVVPLLSAIDGLEDVRSEVNAAQQEVVIKIDREMAARLDLNLNEIASHISMALRGSPLRSFRHDPNGELRIELAYDKSWQHSLEKLKQLPIIRQGQRVYNLDNLAEINIQPRFDTIRHYNRQTALSIGANVNDITTEEAQKQIEQVMETINFPYGYGYSLRGGFQRQDEDQSIMAVNMILALAMIYIVMAALFESLLLPTAIISSILFSITGVFWALWISGTPMSVMAMIGILILMGIVVNNGIVLVDQINQMTPKLSDLSDTIIAICVTRLRPVLMTVATTVLGLVPLAMGDTQIGGGGPPYSPMAIAIIGGLSFSTVTSLYLVPLCYQALYRIRYQSSVKLGLADKRAKKLLPWTV; encoded by the coding sequence ATGGATAACAATAATATTAATCAAGCTAAACAAAGCTTTAGCATAACTAGATTAGCCATTAAGCGCCCCGTGACCACCAGCATGTTTTTTCTGGCAATATTATTATTCGGCATGGCCTCTAGCAGGCTACTGCCACTAGAAATGTTTCCAGGTATTGATATTCCACAAATTCAGGTAAACGTGCCTTATAAAGGGTCAACGCCTGCTGAGGTTGAACGAGATATCACCAGTGTTCTAGAAGAGTCGTTAGCAACAATGAGTGGTATTGAAGAGGTACGCTCTAATTCATCTCAAGATGGAGCAAATATTCAGCTCAATATGAAATGGGGGCAAGATGTCGCCACCAAAAGCCTAGAAGCACGCGAAAAAATCGACTCGGTAAGGCATTTATTACCCAGAGATGTTGAACGAGTGCTCATTCAGCAATTCTCTACTGCTGATATGCCAGTGCTCACTATTCGTATATCAAGTGAGCGCGAGTTATCCAATGCATTCGACTTGCTAGATAAGCAACTTCGCAAACCCTTAGAGCGTATTGAAGGCGTATCAAAAGTCACTTTGTATGGCGTTGATAAAAAGCAAATTGAAATTAGGCTCGATGCCGATAAGTTAGCAGCTTCTGGTATCAACCCTGCACAGCTTCGCCAACGACTACAAATGGAAAACTTTGTCATAAGTGCTGGTACCATCCGTAACAATGACCGTGTTTTTCAAGTATCTCCAAAAGGCGAGTTTTTATCTATTGAAGATATCAAAGCAGTTAAACTCAATACCACAACCAGCCTAGGTGACATAGCGTCAGTGACCTTTACGCTTCCTGAGGCGTTTGAAGGTCGACATTTAGACCAAAAATATGCTGTTGGTTTAGATGTGTTTAAAGAATCTGGTGCAAATTTAGTGCATGTGTCAGAGCGAGTATTAAAGGTCATTGAACAAACTAAACAAGACAGACAATTTCAAGGCATCAAGTTATTTGTCATGGAGGATCAGGCCTATGGTGTTAAGTCTTCACTTAAAGATTTGCTGCTATCAGGATTGATGGGCGCTTTTCTATCATTCGGCGTACTGTACTTATTTTTACGCAACTTAAAAATGACATTAGTGGTGGTGTCGTCAGTACCTATTTCAATTTGTATGACGTTAGCTGGTATGTACTTACTGGGTTATAGCTTGAATATCTTATCAATGATGGGGTTATTACTGGCAGTGGGTATGCTGATTGATAATGCGGTTGTTGTAACCGAAAGCGTACTGCAAGAAAAGCAACGTAGTGGTATTACAGGTCAGCAAGATACCTTAGCACGCTGTCAAAAAGCCAATGAAAATGCCGTGTTAACTGGTGTTGAAAAAGTTGCTTTAGCAGTACTTGCTGGCACGCTGACCACTGCCATTGTCTTTTTACCTAATATTGTGGGTGTTAAAGTTGAGCTGACCATTTTCCTTGAACATGTAGCGATTTCAATCTGTATTTCTCTTGCCGCATCACTGTTAGTGGCAAAGACATTAATCCCATTATTATTGACCAAATTACATTTCGAAATTGATACCGAGGAAAAAGAGTCTAAGTTACGTCAGTTTTATCAAAAAAGCTTAACTTGGATTTTAACGCATTCGAAGGCCTCAGGGGTGTTAGCCGTGTTCCTATTAGCCTCAACAGCATTGCCATTGAGCTTGGTGCAACAGGACCAATCAGATGGTGAAGGTAATGACCGTTTATATATTAATTACCAACTTGAAGGCAGACATAACCTCAAAGTCACTGAAGCGATGATCAATCAAATGGAAGACTATCTTTATGCCAATAAAGACGCCTTTCAAATCGACTCTGTATATAGCTATTACTCAGCTGATAGCATTCAAACCACCATCTTGCTATTAAAAGATATCGAAACCCCGATGTCTGAGTTAAAAGCGCAAATCCGAGAAGGATTCCCTAAATATGCCGCCGCTTCACCACAATTTGGTTGGGGAAATGAAAACTCAGGATTACGCATTACATTAACGGGCCGTTCAACGTCTGAACTTATCAAGATTAGTCAGCAAGTTGTACCATTGCTGAGTGCGATTGACGGCTTAGAAGACGTGCGCTCTGAAGTGAATGCAGCGCAACAAGAGGTTGTGATTAAAATTGACCGTGAAATGGCTGCTAGGCTTGACCTAAACCTCAATGAAATAGCCTCTCATATTTCAATGGCACTTCGAGGCTCACCACTGCGTTCATTCAGACACGATCCTAATGGCGAGTTACGTATCGAATTAGCCTATGATAAAAGTTGGCAACACTCTTTAGAAAAGTTAAAACAACTGCCTATTATTCGCCAAGGTCAGCGAGTATATAACCTCGACAACTTAGCTGAAATCAATATTCAACCTCGTTTTGATACGATTAGACATTACAATCGCCAAACAGCCCTATCCATTGGCGCTAATGTCAATGACATCACTACAGAAGAGGCTCAAAAGCAAATTGAACAAGTCATGGAAACCATTAATTTCCCGTATGGTTATGGCTACAGTTTACGTGGTGGGTTCCAACGACAAGATGAAGACCAATCGATTATGGCCGTCAATATGATATTAGCGCTAGCCATGATTTATATCGTCATGGCCGCTTTATTTGAATCCCTGTTATTACCAACAGCTATTATCAGCTCAATCTTGTTTTCAATCACGGGTGTTTTTTGGGCACTGTGGATTTCAGGTACGCCGATGTCGGTTATGGCAATGATTGGGATCCTTATCTTGATGGGCATCGTAGTAAATAACGGTATTGTATTGGTGGATCAAATAAACCAAATGACGCCAAAATTATCTGACTTATCAGACACCATTATTGCCATCTGTGTTACACGATTACGTCCAGTATTGATGACAGTCGCGACCACTGTGCTAGGGCTTGTTCCTTTAGCCATGGGTGATACTCAAATCGGCGGCGGTGGGCCACCATACTCACCTATGGCCATTGCCATTATTGGCGGGTTAAGTTTTTCTACCGTCACCAGTTTGTATTTAGTGCCTCTTTGCTATCAAGCGCTATATCGAATTCGTTATCAATCATCAGTTAAATTAGGTTTAGCTGACAAGAGAGCGAAAAAGCTGTTACCTTGGACTGTGTAA
- a CDS encoding aspartate/glutamate racemase family protein, whose amino-acid sequence MKELLFGVVGNMGPEADILFQDIVFKEEVAHGAMKDQDHMGMVVIKNPDIPDRSEAINEGGEDPVPEMLESVKFLEKNKVNFAVMTCNTAHYFRQRLQEQTDVYLLDMLKATTEQIHSDNPAAIVGILCTNGTYNSGIYDDYLTMANLPFIKPSLEIQERYVHSAIYGAKTGEKSSCGQDIREPFGIKSGEFASNAKLLIKAIETLEVQGVDTVILGCTELPLVRSILENHFSSIDFIDPMEAVASKVVQVYELAKSLFFSGEARDFCEKVDIGDIHSIEDIAHYIVYRQNKNRVLA is encoded by the coding sequence ATGAAAGAGTTATTATTTGGTGTTGTAGGCAATATGGGGCCGGAAGCTGACATTCTATTTCAGGATATTGTTTTTAAGGAAGAAGTCGCGCATGGTGCGATGAAGGATCAAGACCATATGGGAATGGTTGTCATTAAGAATCCAGATATACCTGATCGCTCTGAAGCTATCAATGAGGGAGGAGAAGATCCCGTTCCTGAGATGCTTGAATCAGTAAAATTTCTTGAAAAAAATAAAGTCAATTTTGCGGTGATGACATGCAATACAGCGCATTATTTTAGGCAAAGACTACAAGAACAAACAGATGTTTATTTACTCGACATGTTGAAAGCAACCACAGAGCAAATTCATAGCGACAACCCTGCAGCAATCGTTGGCATACTTTGTACCAATGGTACTTACAATTCGGGTATCTACGATGATTATCTAACAATGGCAAATTTGCCGTTTATTAAGCCGTCATTAGAAATTCAAGAACGATATGTACATAGCGCAATATATGGTGCCAAAACTGGCGAGAAATCCTCATGTGGTCAGGATATAAGAGAACCGTTTGGTATTAAATCTGGTGAATTTGCAAGTAATGCAAAATTATTGATTAAGGCGATTGAAACGTTAGAAGTTCAAGGTGTTGATACCGTTATTTTGGGCTGTACGGAGTTACCTTTAGTTCGCTCTATTTTAGAGAACCACTTTTCATCAATTGATTTTATTGATCCAATGGAGGCTGTTGCGAGCAAAGTTGTGCAAGTTTATGAATTGGCAAAGTCACTTTTCTTCAGCGGTGAAGCCAGAGACTTTTGTGAAAAAGTAGATATTGGAGACATTCACTCTATTGAAGATATCGCGCATTATATTGTTTATAGGCAAAATAAAAACAGGGTGCTAGCTTGA
- a CDS encoding phosphotransferase: protein MTQMHSFQDKVAQMLILNEGVRISHFEYQGKRYWLKQVERLSGAMRFLKSDSAEALYKETQVLKLLQNDGAPVPKVHASGDGYLVVEDAGRTVRDWLESDDIASDELQRILNDTSKGLAHLHLMDHAHGRPALRDISWDAGEVKFIDFEANQQKGTLLNQQIRDVLVYVHSLYRYINDKEKISAAITAYRQAGGEVIWQQAKQFLKSWQWLYYFAKPFQGIGGKDLKPVYWVLWHFRYH, encoded by the coding sequence ATGACTCAAATGCATTCTTTTCAGGACAAAGTCGCACAAATGCTTATTTTAAATGAAGGTGTGCGTATCAGTCATTTTGAATATCAAGGTAAGCGCTATTGGCTTAAACAAGTTGAAAGGCTTTCTGGAGCGATGCGCTTTTTAAAATCTGATTCAGCCGAAGCCTTATACAAAGAAACTCAAGTTTTGAAACTTTTACAAAACGATGGTGCACCAGTTCCCAAGGTACATGCCAGTGGCGATGGATATCTCGTTGTTGAAGATGCAGGGCGCACGGTTAGGGATTGGCTTGAAAGTGATGATATAGCCAGTGATGAATTACAGCGTATTTTGAATGATACCAGTAAAGGTTTAGCTCATTTGCATTTGATGGATCATGCACATGGAAGACCGGCTTTACGCGACATAAGCTGGGATGCCGGTGAAGTTAAATTTATCGATTTTGAGGCCAATCAGCAAAAGGGCACCTTGTTGAACCAACAAATTCGAGATGTATTAGTTTATGTGCATAGCCTATACCGCTACATAAATGATAAAGAAAAGATTTCGGCTGCGATAACGGCTTATCGACAAGCTGGTGGTGAGGTTATTTGGCAACAAGCCAAGCAATTTTTAAAGTCTTGGCAATGGTTATACTATTTTGCAAAACCGTTTCAAGGTATAGGTGGTAAAGATTTAAAACCAGTGTATTGGGTGCTATGGCACTTTAGGTACCATTAA